DNA from Pseudomonadota bacterium:
GGCTTCCTTTCCATTCGTGCCGCATTGAGGGATTTAAGCAAAGAACCTTTCATTCTATTCGTTCCACATAAACTTCAATAGTTCCGCCGCATGCAAGACCAACCTCCCAAGCCAACTCATTAGACACACTGAATTTAAGAATGCTAGGTTTGCCGCTTTGCATTACCGCCATAGCCGTTTCTATAACTGATCCTTCAATGCATCCACCTGATACCGAACCGATAAAA
Protein-coding regions in this window:
- a CDS encoding XdhC family protein; this encodes MTNPQINMQDDILDQASSWLASGHCVAIATVVSTWGSSPRPVGSQLAVNNNKSFIGSVSGGCIEGSVIETAMAVMQSGKPSILKFSVSNELAWEVGLACGGTIEVYVERIE